In Gossypium arboreum isolate Shixiya-1 chromosome 6, ASM2569848v2, whole genome shotgun sequence, the following are encoded in one genomic region:
- the LOC108485772 gene encoding uncharacterized protein LOC108485772 — translation MAFCCNPDIFTWIQNLPPITQWRAGSMSIFICSSPTSSHPSLNFSVTKNLENSSLSISIFADFNLPVPLWASKPLTINSKSSKLFDEATISCLTINVIKDVLNYGSNKKNPLIRFPKLESISGFKDIFNLAFLTLALLICIYEAPADLRSACLNSLKNQLTSCQSRVASKSLMKLLGSNLEEQWMRSLNLAITNWIAEIQATQRGLVMKTPSPLFSYAIATFGFWKVQLYCPVMAMDLVNSSNPCADERLLFSLNYHQLEGVIQFNYKVIVQEKWVDVMVNIDNIRCDIKRLVNETLLNERGVGADDKHFPSRISLQLTPTIQCNVLSVSVSKSTDNPTREIGLERSIETSFDPPNTFLGLKVSAGETTTVSMKPWKFEQSVDGYSGTLHWFLHDSIDGREVVSSRPSKLSLINPKAWFKDRYSSVYRPFTRQGGVIFAGDDYGERIWWKVDKSAMGKTMEWEIRGWIWVTYWPNKHRTFYTETKRLEFREILHFNIC, via the exons ATGGCTTTCTGCTGCAATCCTGATATTTTTACCTGGATTCAAAACCTTCCTCCAATTACTCAATGGAGAGCAGGTTCCATGTCTATTTTTATATGTTCTTCACCAACTTCATCCCATCCATCACTCAACTTCTCCGTTACCAAAAACCTGGAAAACTCGTCTCTTTCAATCTCCATATTTGCTGATTTCAATCTCCCCGTTCCTCTTTGGGCTTCAAAACCCTTAACCATCAACTCAAAATCCTCGAAATTATTTGATGAAGCAACCATTTCTTGCCTCACAATCAATGTCATCAAAGATGTTCTTAACTACGGTTCAAACAAGAAGAATCCCTTGATTCGATTCCCGAAACTCGAATCTATTTCGGGTTTCAAAGACATCTTCAACCTCGCATTTCTAACACTTGCGCTTCTTATTTGCATATACGAAGCTCCAGCTGATCTCCGGTCAGCTTGTCTCAACAGTTTGAAGAATCAGCTAACTAGTTGTCAATCGAGGGTGGCGTCCAAATCTCTAATGAAACTCTTGGGATCGAACTTAGAGGAGCAATGGATGCGGTCCTTGAACCTCGCGATCACTAATTGGATCGCTGAGATTCAAGCGACTCAACGAGGGCTGGTGATGAAGACGCCATCGCCGTTGTTTTCGTATGCGATTGCGACGTTTGGATTCTGGAAAGTTCAACTGTATTGTCCTGTAATGGCCatggatttggtgaattcaaGCAATCCTTGTGCTGATGAGAGGCTGCTTTTCTCTCTTAATTACCACCAGCTTGAAGGGGTTATCCAATTTAATTATAAGGTCATTGTGCAAGAGAAGTGGGTCGATGTGATGGTGAACATAGATAACATAAG ATGTGATATAAAGCGGCTTGTAAATGAGACTCTACTGAACGAACGAGGAGTAGGGGCGGACGACAAGCATTTCCCGTCGAGAATATCGTTGCAGTTAACCCCAACAATCCAGTGCAACGTATTAAGTGTCTCGGTAAGCAAATCGACTGACAATCCGACAAGAGAAATAGGGTTAGAAAGAAGCATAGAGACCTCATTTGATCCTCCAAACACTTTCTTGGGACTCAAAGTATCCGCGGGCGAGACGACAACGGTGAGCATGAAACCATGGAAGTTTGAGCAATCCGTCGATGGCTACAGCGGGACATTGCATTGGTTTCTCCATGACAGTATTGATGGAAGGGAAGTGGTGTCATCGAGACCTTCCAAGTTGTCTCTGATTAATCCCAAGGCTTGGTTCAAAGATCGGTACTCGAGCGTTTATAGGCCTTTCACGAGGCAGGGAGGGGTGATTTTTGCTGGGGATGATTATGGGGAAAGAATTTGGTGGAAAGTTGATAAGAGTGCTATGGGGAAGACAATGGAATGGGAAATTAGAGGATGGATATGGGTTACATATTGGCCTAATAAGCATAGAACATTTTATACTGAAACTAAGAGGTTGGAATTCAGAGAAATCCTTCATTTCAACATTTGTTAG